A window of the Cicer arietinum cultivar CDC Frontier isolate Library 1 chromosome 6, Cicar.CDCFrontier_v2.0, whole genome shotgun sequence genome harbors these coding sequences:
- the LOC101503422 gene encoding cytochrome c6, chloroplastic isoform X3, with protein sequence MKLGCLIYGYNNLLSSKNNNVKREEKQLKLIPSNTKQVKFFKSLAPPLAAAFLILSPICATPVSIGQTIDIQRGVTLFRQTCIGCHDAGGNIIQPGSTLYTKDLQRNGVDTEEEIYRVTYYGKGRMPGFGKECMPRGQCTFGARLEDEEIKILAEFVKLQADKGWPSIEIEDK encoded by the exons ATGAAGCTTGGTTGCCTGATTTATGGTTATAATAATCTCCTCTCCAGTAAG AATAATAACGTGAAAAGGGAAGAGAAGCAGCTCAAGCTCATTCCTTCAAACACAAAACAAGTTAAGTTTTTCAAGAGCTTGGCTCCTCCTCTTGCGGCTGCCTTTCTCATCTTATCTCCAATTTGCGCCACTCCAG TTTCAATTGGCCAAACCATAGATATCCAAAGAGGAGTCACATTATTCCGCCAAACATGTATTGGATGTCACGATGCAGGTGGAAACATTATACAACCA GGGTCTACCCTATACACAAAGGATTTACAAAG AAATGGAGTTGATACAGAAGAAGAAATCTACCGTGTCACATACTATGGCAAAGGAAGAATGCCG GGCTTCGGTAAAGAGTGCATGCCACGAGGGCAGTGCACATTTGGAGCTCGTTTGGAAGATGAAGAGATTAAGATATTGGCTGAGTTTGTCAAGTTACAAGCTGATAAAGGGTGGCCAAGTATAGAAATTGAAGATAAATGA
- the LOC101503422 gene encoding cytochrome c6, chloroplastic isoform X1, which translates to MKLGCLIYGYNNLLSSKNNNVKREEKQLKLIPSNTKQVKFFKSLAPPLAAAFLILSPICATPVSIGQTIDIQRGVTLFRQTCIGCHDAGGNIIQPGSTLYTKDLQRNGVDTEEEIYRVTYYGKGRMPGFGKECMPRGQCTFGARLEDEEIKILAEFVKLQADKGWPRDESKGIAKINLFGN; encoded by the exons ATGAAGCTTGGTTGCCTGATTTATGGTTATAATAATCTCCTCTCCAGTAAG AATAATAACGTGAAAAGGGAAGAGAAGCAGCTCAAGCTCATTCCTTCAAACACAAAACAAGTTAAGTTTTTCAAGAGCTTGGCTCCTCCTCTTGCGGCTGCCTTTCTCATCTTATCTCCAATTTGCGCCACTCCAG TTTCAATTGGCCAAACCATAGATATCCAAAGAGGAGTCACATTATTCCGCCAAACATGTATTGGATGTCACGATGCAGGTGGAAACATTATACAACCA GGGTCTACCCTATACACAAAGGATTTACAAAG AAATGGAGTTGATACAGAAGAAGAAATCTACCGTGTCACATACTATGGCAAAGGAAGAATGCCG GGCTTCGGTAAAGAGTGCATGCCACGAGGGCAGTGCACATTTGGAGCTCGTTTGGAAGATGAAGAGATTAAGATATTGGCTGAGTTTGTCAAGTTACAAGCTGATAAAGGGTGGCCAA GAGATGAAAGTAAAGGAATTGCGAAGATTAACCTGTTCGGCAATTAA
- the LOC101503422 gene encoding cytochrome c6, chloroplastic isoform X2, with protein sequence MKLGCLIYGYNNLLSSKNNNVKREEKQLKLIPSNTKQVKFFKSLAPPLAAAFLILSPICATPVSIGQTIDIQRGVTLFRQTCIGCHDAGGNIIQPGSTLYTKDLQRNGVDTEEEIYRVTYYGKGRMPEMKVKELRRLTCSAINFSLWLMFIRPLDFAYTIESYDQVVYFMLQETRIR encoded by the exons ATGAAGCTTGGTTGCCTGATTTATGGTTATAATAATCTCCTCTCCAGTAAG AATAATAACGTGAAAAGGGAAGAGAAGCAGCTCAAGCTCATTCCTTCAAACACAAAACAAGTTAAGTTTTTCAAGAGCTTGGCTCCTCCTCTTGCGGCTGCCTTTCTCATCTTATCTCCAATTTGCGCCACTCCAG TTTCAATTGGCCAAACCATAGATATCCAAAGAGGAGTCACATTATTCCGCCAAACATGTATTGGATGTCACGATGCAGGTGGAAACATTATACAACCA GGGTCTACCCTATACACAAAGGATTTACAAAG AAATGGAGTTGATACAGAAGAAGAAATCTACCGTGTCACATACTATGGCAAAGGAAGAATGCCG GAGATGAAAGTAAAGGAATTGCGAAGATTAACCTGTTCGGCAATTAACTTTTCTTTATGGTTAATGTTCATCCGTCCTCTTGATTTTGCCTACACTATTGAAAGCTATGATCAGGTAGTGTATTTTATGCTACAAGAAACTAGAATCCGATAA